Below is a window of Malus domestica chromosome 13, GDT2T_hap1 DNA.
CTATCCATCATtagaaaactaaaaagaaagggGGTCGAATCATATTTTATTCTTGTGGGTTTTTTATACTTAAATTATTATTGTTGGTTTGTCGTTTTATATTATAGTGCAATTGTTATTTGTAAGGAAAATGTCTTATATTCGATATAATGAGTTTAGTATAATGTACTGATATTCTTAGTCATTTGTAAATTATACGTGAATATCTTAAATTTGAATACGGCAAATTTGGTCCTAAACTGTATGACATAGTCATTGTGTACTTTAGTTTAAGTCTTCACACGAAacataatataataaaataattgcaTTGGTTTTCCCCCTATTGTAATATATTCATTTTAAAGCAAATTATTATGGCATATGGGTTTTAATGATCCATGACtctttctttctcattttttGCCAAGTGAAACCTTTTGTCTaacagaaacaaaaagaaagaaaaaagggaaaaagaaagaaaagaagttaTGGAAAATCCAAGTGGAACATCTCTTTAGaaggaaatattttttaatataccGAGAACACGACTCGATACACTATAtgtcaaaagaaaattaattagataCTTGAAAAAATCACGTGTATTATAATCTTTACTACTACATAGCTTTTAATGTTACGATAATTGTGTCGTTGAGATTTTACTCGTTACATTTAACGGTGCGGATACAAATTTTGGGAGAAAATGAAGACGCCTGCTAACTGTTTCGTACCCAAGACAAACCCTAGGAGGGATAAAATTCATCTGTATAAGAACATAGGTGATAATATTAGCAGCGGACAAAAAACCACTTGAATTCCATTATTTGATTCGAATTTCAACTAAGAAAGTATAATCTTAAACtgtcttccaaaaaaaaaaataaacagtatAATCTTAAACCAATTGAACCAAACCACAATCAATTAATTTGGTTTCATTTGACCTTTTAATAAACCGTCCAATATTTAATTTAcgacaacttttttttttaacaaacaatattaaaaaaagaggATGtacttaacctcacaatggactagcaataatgtggttcaaattcacctgtagtaagaatcgaacctaagatctcttacttacaaatgaaaagaaatactactataccgtagtactaagtggcaatttACGATAACTTCCACACATGTAAGAAAATTTAGTTGCGTTGTGCCAGTTTAATTCTTGAACTACACCAAACCAAATTGTGATGCTAACGTTGATTCAGTTGTGATTTGAGGCATAAACTTAATCGAACTCAACTCAACTCAACCATGCTCACTCTAAATACATGTACATATTTACATAACGTATTACAACTAAATATGCAATGAAGTTTATCGACGATATTTTAACAATCATATCAACCGCATATTGATAACTATTAAGTCAACGCATCAAGGCAACATTATCAAAACTTCGTGTTACATAAAAATATCGCGGTTAATTGTAAGGTAGAAAAATATGTTAACTACCCATAAATATGATATATTTAGTATGAAGCTCACCCTACGTGAGAGATGTAATTAACAATTTGTCGAAGCTTATATAATCATAATAACAGGCTCTTTAAGGAAATGGAtcttcatttttcaaaaaaaaaaagggacatcCTTTAGACCGTTAGATCtggctttaatgaaattatgtggttgagattaaatcacaggCCACAGAATCTCAACAatataatttcattaaagttaGATCTAACGGTCAAGAgagtgtcttttttttttttatttaaatgagGATCCATTCCCTTAAAGGCTTCCATCATAATAGTAAACAATTAAAAACGTAACCGGAAACCTGGACGATTATGAATAGACAACGATTGTCTGTCCTTCCACTTCtcgtgcccttctgtttgtgtggtcacggttaagccacatcaacattttatattactattcatttttatcttattatttttataaaaaaataatataaaatgttaacgtaacttaaccgtgatcacacaaaacagaagagcAAGGACATAAGGAGTAAGAGGACAGACAATTCTTGTCCATTGTGAAAAGCATCTTTAGTGAAAGAAAAGGAAGCAAGATTAAATATCCTCTTTTGCTTTTAAAAttggcttttgcttttgcttttgcttacaGCGAAATATCTTTTCCTTTCTGATATGCCCTTTGGACCAACTTGTTTCCAGCTTTTCTCAACTTCGAAAAAGTATGAAGATGATGCCTTCATGCCTTCCTTTTCTGTATTGGATGCATACAATCCATCCTCTATTCCTCTGGTCCACCATCTCTATAATCATCAATAACTAGCCTTTAGCGCGTGCATgtgatattttttaaattacgaCATGCTATGTGcgatttatatattttaaatgtatttatatacgtaaatttaataaaaaaaaaattaaatattttaagtaaatgaataattttagatcATACTAAAAGAAACCTCTTATAAACCAATTAAACCAGTTGaattcatataataaaattggtctctataaattttataataagaaaagagaaaaaaaaatatttaatgaataattgattgaattacattattagtAACCCACCCCCCTTTCCCCTTAATATAGATActaatattttgttaaaaaaaataatcatttgacaactaatttaatcacattattatcagCATGTGAAAGTGTCACAGCCCTTTCCGGAATTTTCATATTCGTGGATatgaaatgacggaattgccCTTAACGGTTGCTAAGGTACGTGTGACACATAAGTTGATTATTGTATACTTTCCTaagttttttttggaaaaaaaaaaatcaagttggATTAAGAGTTGTTTacaatttgtgtggttagggaattaAAGTATGGTTGTTttgggtggaccacacacacacgggacatACCCTCACCACgtgccctctctctcctccctcacagttcactctctcttcctccctTCGAATTGTACGGACAAGGCACCAAACCCTCAAATCTTCACGGATCGACGCCAAAAAGGTGAGTTTCTTCATCCTTGCAACCTCTTGAGTTGAGGTACCATTTTTAGAACTGGaaaccttcgaaatcacgtCAAACCTGTAACCCATTTTGAAAtcattgttcatgcacacgtgaaatgtggattttcagggaattctaagcttacagggaacttagtgaggtcccaaggaagctcggagcttagtttgaaggttttggacgtcgggatcgtagggTTCGATGTtgtattgatgatgtgaattgtgttgagagctcataacatgCACCCTggtattagtgcttatattgttcaccccgcaccacacgctcactttggattcaaataggtgcatgtcgtatagaccattagagggttccgacatgtcgtacagaccattagaggtggttccgacttgtaggtgattttagattattatacagctattgatgagagaagcactagagcgtattcctacacctttcttatcgtacagactacttcaggtagttccgatttatgtgcacagtagcgccgtacaggtcactgtggtgactccggttggttggatattgagctatagaattaaccgtacaagaTAGTTGCAGGGtttccggttgattcattatttcactTGTTATATTGACGCATTCTTATTATGTTGTTGACGTTTATAGCAtagcatactttctggtttttgataaagattggtgatttgagatatttgaagaattatatgcatattatgttattttatgggaaagtatacaggttttacagcgaggggttagaaatgttataaaatgaaatgttttcgaaaagcttgttttactgacccactcaatcttgtcttgcacccctccaggttctagttagctgtgttggtggctcacgaggattttcccacggcgttctgacagactacttaaatgtaggactcaccttcgagTGTTGTAATTTGgtaatggtcctacttgactgcacttagtacttatgctctgaatatgtgtgtttcacacttaaactcactctagcatgttagttgtatattattgctagtagttggtttttattccttcatatttctCTTATCTTATTACTTCagcgtcgcacttttggttacgtcatactcacgtgacggccagcacgccttgattctaggatcaggGTGTGTTAGAAAGatttttttataactggcattacacgccctttaagatgttttgaacttgtttaaaaatagaaaaattgaatcacattattgttagcctattgtgaggtactatttaaaaaaaaaaacatcacaaaaaaattaaatgttaaaaaaatattattaaaatgatGAAACTGCCCTGgtcttatttgatgcattattttgaaatgcctttgaagttttttgtcttGAGGGCATTTTtatccaaatatttttgtttaagCTTGGTGACACCAAAAACAATATTCACCATTTGTGTTCTCTTTATATCAATCTAATAATAACCCAAACAATCTTATAGGAAAGcaataaatataatatttatttatctGCGCTACAAGTTTacagtttcatatttttttcaactTATTTAACTGACGAGTTTGATACATAAAACTAACTGATTATGTGAGTTGAGCTAAGTCTCAGACAACTTAGAGTATAATATCATCATATAacagaataaaaataaaatttgaatctaatatatgaaaaaaaaaaaaaaacttgaaagtgCTTCTTAAAGAACAATATGGGtaaatttttgaaaagtttttAAGCTTTTATGTGTCAAATGTATCTAGACGGTTTAGTTAAAAAATAACACGTTTAGCACAAAATATAAGCAAATATGAGTAGTGTTTAAAATGCTCAAGAAATATTCTAAAAATTAAAGATCGATATGAAAAGGGGGTGAACTGCAAAAATCATCCTATATCGATGagatataaaaaaatcaatgaatATCGATGATATTTACAGATTCACTATAGAAATTTGCCATAACCTATTGCAGATTTTGatcttttgattatttttttctttctaatttcgaCTAAATTTGAATGAGTTGATATACCCACCCTATTGCAAATTCCATAATTTCTGTTGAAGACAACTGATATCGATATAtccattgatatttttataaatttatatattgatGGTTCTAcctatatcgatattttaaatataaatgaCCAAATATTTCCTAGGAGAAATTGAACCCAGATCCTCTATGGATCTAAAAAAACTGAGCCTAAGGATCAAATAATtcggaccgttgaaatttgatccaacggctacaaataggggttccctctaaaagttataataattattgccgttagatcaaattttaactgtccggatcatttgatccttaaGCTTAGTTTTTTTtagatctggagaggatctgGGTTCGGAGAAATTAATTCATTCTCATTTGAGTAGATAGATGTAAAATCACCATTTACTGTGTACAAAGTTGTTGCGGACTTGCAGGGCCCATCACACGAGATGATCTGCTTTGTATCTCTATTGGGCCCAGATGTCTATATCAAGACACAACACAGCTAAAACTTCAAAGTAAATGATGGGCTGAAGTCCATTCTAAGGGTCCACTATGTCTGACACCTACACTTGGTCACTATTAATTACTTATGGCCCCACACGCTATACACGCATCAACCAGTTGAGTCGTGGCGTTTTTTAAGGTGCGGACCGAACTTTGCGGCCCTTTAGTTCGGTAAGAAATCCTCTTCAGATCTATTCTATCAAAGTCTactagttaattaatctgaattcttgaaatttgatttaacggttaaaattattataaattttaaaaggatctcttgtttgtaaccgttggatcaaattttaagggtcCGAAATAATTGATTGGTGGACTTTGGTTGAAGAGATCCGAAGAGAATCTATTTCCCTTAAGTTCGGACCAATTAACACCCATTAAATCGTTGACTTGCGAGCGGACGATTGTGTATCTACATTTACATCAACGACTCAAAATCACTTATATTCGCATTGGTAGGTCATGCTAGCATAATTCAATTCATTATGGTAAGATAGTAACGCTAAGGATGTGCGTAGCTATCCACTATTGATGTCATATATGCAATAATCTCCACTTAAGCAATTACTaataatttatttgttacatatatttttttttttaaatttcagtgGTATGAGAAAAATTTAATTGATAACGAAAAAAGTTACATCTAATCAGGAGAATTTACCTACTACATAATATTCTCTTTTAATTTGTTCATTTCAcaaattagtaaaaaaaaaaaaagagagagattgTATAAGAAGAAGGCATCATGTCCTAAAAGTTAAAACTAATAGGACTCgaattttaacttttaatttttttcttaagaaaTTCTTGTTCTCAATACATTATGCGTTTATTAACACATAAAGAATAAAAAGTGAGTCATATGTGAAAGATATGTACTTCATTTTCGATTTCAACCTATAATACCCGTATTACCCTCGTATCATTCGCATACTTAAAAATGTTAGTAAACATAAGTGTGATCGGTCAAATTGTCATGTAATTTGagtgaaaatataattaatttttatgagCGGAATATATACTATTAATAAAACTAAGATATATTATAAAATACCATTACATGGATTACCAACATAGATTTAAGGAGGAGCTTGGTAGTTGATACCTTGATTAATAATATCCGCTAGTACCAAAAGTGGGTGGTTTTATTCTTTGACAACATTGATTAAGGAGGAGTTTAATCCAAAGTATCAATTATCAAAAGTCAGAGTTGGTCTTGGAGTTGGATGGAAAGGGTAATTGGGAATCCAAACCTCCCTCGCTAAGTCGATAAAATAATATGAAgagaaaacatgaaaataagaatgaaatttttttcaatgCATCTGAAACACGGAATAATAGTCataaactcttttttttcaaatgtatCTATCTATATGATAATAACATAACGTATGAGCTCAGTGTTCTTATCACACTAATCAATCTCTCAACGAGAAGGCATCCCTTTCTTTCCTTGTAGTGTGAAAGGTTTGATCACTAAGCAAAGCctttgcctctctctctctctctctctctcttccctgtTTTTCTTATTAACCCCACCATCAAATGTCCCCAACCTGCAACagattcaccaacaaaaactaaaaaacaaacTAACTCCTACGGAAAAACAAAAGTCACTCTTTTCATCTTATCCCCCACCCTCTTTCCTCCCTCTATTCCCTTCTCTTTCTGTTCTTCCATCCCAAAATTCAAGTGAGAAGAGAAAGAACATATGTGGCAAGCTCATGCCTGCAAGTCTTCTTATGGAGAATCCATCAAAGCTCTTGAAGCTGATATCCAACATGCCAATACCTTGTGAGTCTcttttttctctaatttttttttttttgttggtgatcAATCAAAACTGTGGAATAATCCATATGCATTTTCCTCTTCTGGGTAGTTTGTTGGGTAGTTAATCCAACTGAATTGTGGTTGTTGGGTAGTGCTTATCATTTGAGAGAGAAGGTaaagttggatttttttttccctaaacATTTAAGTTCGATACTGTTTCCTTAAGGCTTTTTATGTGAGAAATTTTCCAGCTTTATATACATTACTGCTTTTATGTTGCCAATTTAATTGCTTCtctggaaaaaaaagaaaaatcccaCAGGCTGTTCTTATTTTTCTACCCAAATGAAGCTCAaatattttttgattttttttttccatttgtttTTGGGATGGATTTTGTTGCAGGGCAGCTGCTCTTCCCAGAGATTATGGTGGGAACTGTATCCAAATGAGATTGTCTTACAGCCCCTTTGCACCTTTCTTCCTGTATCTCATTGAATGGATGGATTGTAGTTGCACTGATGTACTTCCCAATTATTTAGGCCTTCTCCACATCCTTGTACACAAGGTGGGCTGCTCTTCCGTTTCATGCTTTATTCGTTTTACTTCCCAGTTGCCTGCTGCAGAAAGACAATCTTTTGTTTCCTAAAGACCGAAATTAAGCTTTACGATATTGTACAGGTATATGTCGATGGGATGCCTTCATTGTCCTCCAAAGAACAGAAGGTCACTTTAAGGGAATTTTACGGTATGTTATTCTCTTGTTAGCTTCTTATTGAAAACATACCGGTTCTTGGAAGAATTGTTTTTGACATAGCGGTGAATTCTGCTGGAAATCAATGCAGCTGTAATATACCCTTATCTTAGGCAACTTGAAGGCGAATTTAACGAACTggaagataataataataagagaaGTCGATGCACAGATGTTTTGGGCAGAAAGAGGATGGAAGACCAAAGGAAGCTTTCGGATAAAGATCTTGAGAGAGAAGATGAATGTGGGATATGCATGGAAAACTGTACAAAGATGGTGTTGCCTGACTGTGGGCATTCCATGTGCCTCACCTGCTTCCATGATTGGTATGATCAATTTCCATCTTCACTTGTTTGCTTATTAGcgaactgaaaatcattttgctTACCGGTGAGGTAACCTGTGGAAAATATTTATTCTGTAATGTGCCTGATTTGCAGGAATGCAAGATCGAAATCCTGCCCTTTTTGCCGCGGCAGCCTAAAGAGTGTTAGCtccagagatttgtgggttctCACTAGCATCGGTGATGTTATTGATGCAGTAACCCTTGCGCAGGAGAACCTAAGACGTTTCTATCTTTATATTGAAAATCTACCTGTAATTGTGCCGGCAACGCATATTGTGGTATACGATTACATGCTCTGACTCACAACATGAAGAATGAAGTTGCAAAGTACACAAATTACTCATTACCCCAATGTATATATAGCCTAATATAGGGAAGTTCAATGTAAACTACCATGCCGGGTTGACGAGCTGTCTCATGGTAGCTGTATATAGTCAACTAAAGTACCGAATGCCTGTTTTCAGACGATAAGCTGGTAGCTTTGGAGATTCTTGAGTTGCATATGAGACTATGGGAGCATCCTGCCCATCTCCAATGACTAAGGCACCTGCAAGTCTCTGGCGGAAGCCCtggatatatgtatatataacaGGTAAGCCTGGCATTCAACTCAGCTTTTTGGAACCTGAGTGTTGGAATGGAAGTAATCATGGTTTCTGCTCAATTACTTGATGATCTCTTATAAATTAATGAAGTTTACAGTATTTATATACCACTTGATAACAGAATGTAAGTGCTTATGCTACTGCAATAGAATTATTTCGTTAAGAATGTCATGTCACGATGGAACTTCGTTTTAATGAaactcattatatatatatatacgagtTTTAAATCTTCGgtgcattggagatgctctcAGTAGAGTCATAGTAAGATTAACCTCGAGGGAGTTGGTTTAATGGCCAggattttgtttaaaaaagcAACAATCCTGAGCTTGATTGTGCTCCAATCCAGCTCTACAAGTCGCCATCAGTAGATTTTCCCCGCTGAGCATCGGTCAATGTAGGACGAGAGATTGGCTGTGCCGTGAAGATAGCAGAATGCTCGAAGAGGGGGTGATTGGGGATACCTTTGTGCCTACCTTGTGATGATGAAAACACACATATCATCCCCTCAACAGGAAGCAAACTACTATGCCTTTATGCTAAATCCTGCTGTTTAACATCACTGGATGGCTTTAAGGGACCTGGTTGAGTAACTTCTGTTACAGCTAAACCAAGGTTGTTTTATGTAGTTATTGGCATGCAATATTTTTAGGGTGGTGTTGTCCACACcctcattttttacttctcatgcACCTCacaattttcggccgtcggatcaaatgaattgaagaaaatcaatggacaaaaattaacaaataaatgtATAAGGGAGATAAAAAgagatgtgtgaatagcactatgCTATTTCCATCTGTGTTATGTCTcacataatttaaaagggaaAAATATCAGTAATAAAATTGCGCTAAGCCACAAAATGTTACTAATGTAAATACACAAGCAAAGTTTGTATTAGTGAATTGGTAATAATACGTAACGGTGAGACAATCATACTATAAATCACTCTTAAATTCCCAAGCAGtaggcctggcattttggacccaacccgttaacccaACCCGACCtaacccgttaatatttgtatttgagtggatgcttaacgggtcgggtcacttacgggtgaacccgttaaataacgggtcactttgggtcaacccgttagacctgttaggacccgttaacacccgttagttgatgatattttagtaattttagtaaagtcttaataacaaaaaataaactttatgcaaaaaaaataaaataataataattgttaacgggtgatccgttagcttaacggattgggttcgggtgacccgttagcttaacgggttgggttcggatgaccaattaacttaacgggtcaggTTGAACCTGAACCTGaaccaaacccaataaacccgaccgGTTTACAGGTCTACATAGTAAAGGAATATTTGCCCGGCTGCCAAATTGTCTCATCATCATTCAGATTGGGCCTCCGAATCAATACAACGATACTTCTCAACCCATCAACCCAACTAAAATTGCTTGGGTCCAAAAACAACTGCTAAGATAATAAGATTTATAAACAATGCTAACAAAGGCATAAAGTTAACTAGTTAAGTGGTGGCAAACATATGAGAAAAACTTGGATAGGTCAGCCGAAAGATAGATAGTCAAACACTTTTACAAGGGAGTGAGCCCTTCTCTATACAAAAAAACATACCGTAATATTCTTGTGAGAATGGCCTTGACTAGACCTTACTGAAGTTTTTCTCCGGACCTATTCTTAGAATGGTTGTTCATGGTATTCAACATCACTGCAACAGTTAAAAGGGGgagtgaaaacaaaaacaatataagtaaaaacaaaagaaagaatacAGAGGTAAAGAAGAGGGGAAGCATCGTAGGAGAGCATAAGGGTCTTTTAACTtttaaattaacaaataaaaaggCAGTCCACTGATGAGAAGTTGCATGGAGTTCATCTCCCTAGTTCCTTAGACACCAATCATGCTCACCCTCTCTTTTAGTAAATTATTGTAGAATTTCTAAGTGGGCATTTCCTTTTAGAGCCATTGagtttttatttcttcaaaGTCCTTTTCTACCCCACTCTCCTAAAAGTATGCCTTTAAAGGCTTATAATTCCCTAAAGTTTTTTAGAGTTGTAGGTGAAAAATATAGAAGGTTAATGGCTCACCCACTAATTAATGAGGTTCAAACATGTATTTAGGCTCACACCACATGTCAATTATTTGCATTTTTGTATGACACAAAGTGGAGGAGGAACTTACATATAATGAGAATATCATTATCATTACGGTGATCTTTAAGTCAATAACGACTGTCATGTAATAAAGTTAAAATACATGATAGTATATGATTAGTCTGAGAAATTGACTCTACATATCACTAACAATGTGCATGATATTTTAAAGTCAATCACCCACTTAGGGGCGAATCCACCTTTGAGACAAGGTGGGTCAAATGACTCCTCCAAGTTCAAAAATCCTCCATGAAAGAGTTTGGTGTTGCCCCTTGAAAATTTGAGATGCCCTTGAAATATGTCCTCCAACTGCTTGACGAATTGCCTTTATGAGCATTGGGCAGGGTAGCTGTTAGCCTCATACCAATGTATGCTTTTCTATGGTCCCTTTCGATAGACGCACTTGGTATATGTTAGCATTTGTCGCCATGCTCGCTTAAAAGCTATTGACATCAATCAATATGCTCGCTCGAAAGTTGTTGGTATTTGTTGACATGCATGCAATATGACTCGAAAAATGACCCTAGGCCTATCACGACTCAATGAAATGCCAATTTGGTAACTATTTTGTCCAAAATATTTTGCGTGCTACTTGCGCTATTCTTACTGACCCTCCCAATAATATTTCTTAGATTTGCCACTGCAGTGTCATGTAATAAAGTTAAAATGCATGATATTGTATAATTAGTTTGAGAGACTGTTGTAGTGTCATTCTGTTGTATGGTATGACAACGCATGATTAACTTAAGATATTGTCATAGTGATAAATATATCGTGGTCGTATgtatgtgcatatatatatatgcaagtgTCTCTTTCACAAAGTGCGCAAGGAAATCTTGTTCTTGCTGGGTTGCTGGTTGGTCAAGAAACTTAATTAAGTGATCATTGGCACAAATTAAaccatattttatattaaatggAGTTTCAGAAAAGATGCCAC
It encodes the following:
- the LOC114820672 gene encoding E3 ubiquitin-protein ligase AIRP2-like isoform X1; its protein translation is MWQAHACKSSYGESIKALEADIQHANTLAAALPRDYGGNCIQMRLSYSPFAPFFLYLIEWMDCSCTDVLPNYLGLLHILVHKVYVDGMPSLSSKEQKVTLREFYAVIYPYLRQLEGEFNELEDNNNKRSRCTDVLGRKRMEDQRKLSDKDLEREDECGICMENCTKMVLPDCGHSMCLTCFHDWNARSKSCPFCRGSLKSVSSRDLWVLTSIGDVIDAVTLAQENLRRFYLYIENLPVIVPATHIVVYDYML
- the LOC114820672 gene encoding E3 ubiquitin-protein ligase AIRP2-like isoform X2 → MPASLLMENPSKLLKLISNMPIPSALPRDYGGNCIQMRLSYSPFAPFFLYLIEWMDCSCTDVLPNYLGLLHILVHKVYVDGMPSLSSKEQKVTLREFYAVIYPYLRQLEGEFNELEDNNNKRSRCTDVLGRKRMEDQRKLSDKDLEREDECGICMENCTKMVLPDCGHSMCLTCFHDWNARSKSCPFCRGSLKSVSSRDLWVLTSIGDVIDAVTLAQENLRRFYLYIENLPVIVPATHIVVYDYML